From one Planktothrix agardhii NIES-204 genomic stretch:
- the cmcC gene encoding bicarbonate transport ATP-binding protein CmpC yields MEKPLIEVEQIDKVFNLTGGGQYVALKGIDLQIQKGEFVTLIGHSGCGKSTLLNMVAGLDLPSEGIVTIEGQKITQPGPDRMVVFQNYSLLPWRTVRENIALAVDSVMKGLPLAERKNIIESHIDMVGLRPAVDKYPAQLSGGMKQRVAIARALALRPKLLLLDEPFGALDALTRGNLQEQLMKICQDNQISALMVTHDVDEAVLLSDRIVMLTNGPESKIGQILDVDIPRPRQRMQVVEHPSYYRLRSEMIYFLNQQKLIKKMRAKKNKVVARHGLEKINLELGFVPLTACAPLAVAKELGFFEKHGLDEINLVRETSWRGISDGIAGGYLDAAQMPSGMPLWMTLGGDDTQPVTVITALTMTRNGNAITLARRFYDQGIYTLADFKRMLLQSPGQQHRMGVVHPSSMHNLLLRYWLASGGIDPDHDVELLTIPPAQMVVDLQAGTIDGFCVGEPWNLRAMMEDVGFTVATDLEIWPGHPGKVLGVREDWAKAYPNTHIALVKSLLEASAYCADPENAPEIQQILAQRQYLGTRPEYIQLADPNDIACNMDEPMRQYAHHQFFGDGVNRPSRTEQLWHIVQMARWGHTPFPRNWVEILERLCSVGAFSTAARELGLSEISYSRGAIQLFDGTKFDTEDPIGYLNSLKIKRDFTVTEIVLDSPRSKVA; encoded by the coding sequence ATGGAAAAACCATTAATAGAAGTCGAACAAATTGATAAAGTCTTTAACTTAACCGGAGGAGGTCAATATGTTGCCCTCAAAGGAATTGACCTACAAATACAAAAAGGTGAATTTGTCACCCTAATTGGACACTCTGGCTGTGGAAAATCAACCCTATTAAACATGGTAGCCGGGTTAGATTTACCATCAGAAGGAATTGTCACCATTGAAGGTCAAAAAATTACCCAACCAGGGCCAGATAGAATGGTAGTATTTCAAAACTATTCTTTATTACCCTGGCGAACAGTCCGAGAAAATATTGCTTTAGCAGTAGATTCCGTGATGAAAGGATTACCCCTAGCAGAACGAAAAAATATCATTGAAAGCCATATTGATATGGTAGGATTACGCCCAGCCGTAGACAAATATCCCGCCCAATTATCAGGAGGAATGAAACAACGAGTTGCGATCGCCCGCGCCCTAGCATTACGACCCAAATTATTATTATTAGATGAACCTTTTGGGGCTTTAGATGCCTTAACACGGGGTAATCTTCAAGAACAATTAATGAAGATTTGCCAAGACAATCAAATTAGTGCCTTAATGGTGACACATGATGTCGATGAAGCCGTGTTACTGTCTGACAGAATTGTGATGTTAACTAACGGCCCGGAATCAAAAATCGGACAGATTTTAGATGTAGATATTCCTCGCCCCCGCCAACGGATGCAAGTGGTAGAACATCCCAGTTATTATCGCTTGCGGAGTGAAATGATTTATTTCCTCAATCAACAAAAACTGATCAAAAAAATGCGGGCGAAAAAGAATAAAGTCGTTGCCCGTCATGGCCTAGAAAAAATCAACTTAGAATTGGGTTTTGTTCCCCTGACCGCCTGCGCTCCCCTGGCCGTAGCAAAGGAATTAGGATTTTTTGAAAAACACGGCCTCGATGAAATCAATCTTGTCCGAGAAACCAGTTGGCGCGGCATCAGTGATGGTATCGCCGGAGGCTATTTAGACGCGGCTCAGATGCCCTCTGGGATGCCTCTGTGGATGACTTTGGGAGGGGATGATACCCAACCCGTAACGGTAATTACAGCCCTGACCATGACCCGCAACGGTAACGCTATTACCCTCGCCCGTCGCTTCTATGACCAAGGAATTTATACCCTGGCTGACTTTAAACGGATGTTGTTACAGTCCCCTGGACAACAGCACCGCATGGGGGTGGTGCATCCGAGTTCCATGCACAACCTGTTACTGCGCTATTGGTTAGCGTCTGGGGGGATTGACCCCGACCATGATGTGGAACTATTGACCATTCCTCCGGCCCAAATGGTGGTAGACCTACAGGCTGGCACTATTGATGGGTTCTGTGTGGGGGAACCCTGGAACCTGCGGGCAATGATGGAGGATGTCGGGTTTACGGTGGCCACGGATTTAGAAATCTGGCCCGGACACCCAGGGAAAGTTTTGGGAGTGCGGGAAGACTGGGCGAAGGCCTATCCTAATACCCATATTGCCTTGGTCAAATCACTATTAGAGGCTTCAGCTTATTGCGCTGACCCGGAAAATGCCCCTGAAATTCAGCAGATTTTAGCTCAACGTCAATATCTGGGAACTCGCCCCGAATATATTCAGTTAGCTGATCCCAATGATATTGCTTGCAACATGGATGAACCCATGCGTCAATATGCCCATCATCAATTTTTTGGCGATGGAGTCAACCGTCCCAGTCGCACCGAACAGCTTTGGCATATTGTTCAAATGGCCCGTTGGGGACATACGCCTTTCCCCCGTAACTGGGTGGAAATTTTAGAAAGGTTATGTTCGGTAGGTGCTTTTAGTACCGCAGCCCGGGAATTAGGACTTTCTGAAATTAGTTATAGTCGGGGCGCAATTCAATTATTTGATGGTACAAAATTTGATACCGAAGATCCCATTGGTTATCTGAATAGTTTGAAGATTAAACGGGATTTTACTGTAACGGAAATTGTATTAGATTCTCCTCGGAGTAAAGTGGCTTAA
- a CDS encoding nitrate ABC transporter, ATPase subunits C and D, with amino-acid sequence MTTTKISASTFGKKFTKKSPVNNQPYLVFDNVSKVYPTAKGAYTVLKDVNLTINEGEFICVIGHSGCGKSTLLNMVSGFNIPSDGKVTLRAKPILKPGPDRMVVFQNYALLPWRTVFENVYLAVNAVHPNKSKVEKNAIVRDHLALVGLLEAAEKKPPQISGGMKQRAAIARALAIRPEVLILDEPFGALDAITKEELQEELLKIWNDHRCTVLMITHDIDEALFLADRLVMMTNGPSATIGEILEIPFERPRDRTQIMEDPEYYNLRNYALDFLYRRFAHDDE; translated from the coding sequence ATGACTACAACTAAAATTTCTGCCTCTACTTTTGGGAAAAAATTTACTAAAAAATCCCCAGTCAACAATCAGCCTTATTTAGTATTTGATAACGTTTCTAAGGTTTATCCCACGGCTAAAGGGGCTTACACGGTTTTAAAAGATGTTAATCTCACGATTAATGAGGGTGAATTTATTTGCGTTATTGGACACTCCGGTTGTGGAAAATCGACTTTATTAAATATGGTGTCTGGGTTTAATATTCCTTCCGATGGTAAGGTGACATTGCGTGCCAAACCGATTTTAAAACCTGGCCCTGACCGGATGGTGGTATTTCAAAACTATGCCTTATTGCCTTGGCGCACGGTGTTTGAAAATGTCTATTTAGCGGTTAATGCGGTTCATCCTAATAAGTCAAAGGTCGAAAAAAATGCTATTGTTCGAGATCATTTAGCCCTGGTGGGATTATTAGAAGCGGCTGAGAAAAAACCCCCTCAGATTTCGGGAGGAATGAAACAACGGGCTGCTATTGCTCGGGCTTTAGCTATTCGTCCAGAAGTATTAATTTTAGATGAACCCTTTGGGGCTTTGGATGCAATTACAAAGGAAGAATTGCAGGAAGAATTATTGAAAATCTGGAATGATCATCGCTGTACGGTGTTAATGATTACCCATGATATTGATGAAGCATTATTCCTGGCTGATCGGTTAGTGATGATGACAAACGGCCCCTCGGCAACCATTGGAGAAATCCTAGAAATTCCCTTTGAACGTCCCCGCGATCGCACTCAAATTATGGAAGATCCAGAATATTATAACCTCAGAAATTATGCCCTAGATTTCCTCTATCGTCGCTTTGCTCATGATGATGAATAA
- a CDS encoding nitrate ABC transporter, inner membrane subunit: protein MTSTAKKRTNGNSFVDNLSEYWKKNSQNIILPLMGTLGFLIVWQLFSLSGITRLPGPLSVVTNEQTRTLLMYPFYDRGGLDKGLFWQTLASLGRVAQGYSIAAIVGISVGILVGTNPILDKALDPLFQFLRMVAPLAWVPIALVAFQQNQPAAIFVIFITSVWPILINTKEGVKQIPDDYNNVAKVLQLSRKEYYLNILFPSALPYIFTGLRIAVGLAWLAIIAAEIVMSGIVGIGFFIWDAYQQNYISDIILAVVYIGAVGLILDRGIGYIQQLIVPGEKK, encoded by the coding sequence ATGACAAGTACAGCCAAAAAAAGAACTAACGGAAATAGCTTTGTTGACAATTTGAGTGAATATTGGAAAAAGAACTCACAAAATATTATTCTTCCCCTAATGGGAACCTTGGGTTTTTTAATAGTTTGGCAACTTTTCTCCTTATCAGGAATTACCCGTTTACCAGGGCCCTTGAGTGTTGTGACTAATGAACAAACCCGAACTTTATTAATGTATCCTTTTTATGATCGAGGAGGATTAGATAAAGGCTTATTTTGGCAAACTTTAGCCAGTTTAGGACGGGTGGCTCAAGGCTATTCAATTGCCGCAATTGTTGGTATTAGTGTGGGGATTTTAGTGGGAACAAACCCGATTTTAGATAAGGCATTAGATCCCCTATTTCAGTTTTTAAGAATGGTGGCTCCTTTGGCTTGGGTTCCCATTGCCTTAGTCGCCTTCCAACAAAACCAACCCGCCGCGATTTTCGTGATTTTTATTACCTCTGTTTGGCCGATTTTAATTAACACAAAAGAAGGTGTTAAACAGATTCCCGATGATTATAATAACGTTGCCAAGGTGTTGCAATTATCCCGCAAAGAATATTACTTAAATATTCTATTCCCTTCTGCATTACCTTACATTTTTACCGGATTAAGAATTGCCGTAGGTTTAGCTTGGTTAGCAATTATTGCTGCTGAAATCGTGATGTCCGGTATCGTGGGAATTGGTTTCTTTATCTGGGATGCTTACCAACAAAACTACATCAGTGACATTATTTTAGCCGTGGTTTATATCGGTGCAGTCGGTTTAATTTTAGATCGAGGTATTGGTTACATTCAACAATTAATTGTCCCGGGTGAAAAAAAGTAA
- a CDS encoding sulfate transporter/antisigma-factor antagonist STAS: MQVLNQINFNNLRGDLFGGLTAAIVSLPLALAFGVASGVGPVAGLYGAVCIGLFAALFGGTPTLISEPTGPMTVVMTTIVASFMAKDPDNGLAMAFTVVMIAGLFQIVFGVFKLGKYITLMPYSVISGFMSGIGIILIILQIPPFLGQATPKGGVLGTIQNIPQLLTNINPVDATLAALTIGIIFLMPSKFKRIVPPQLVALVIGTLVSLIFFQGVDIRRIGEIPTGLPVLQMPVFSFDQMTIMFVNGVMLGMLGCIDTLLTAVIADSITRTQHDSNKELIGQGIANIVSGVCGGLPGAGATMGTVVNIQSGAKSALSGITRALILLVVILGAASLTQNIPMAVLAGIALKVGIDILDWSFLKRAHAVSLKGAMIMYGVMLLTVFVDLIVAVGVGVFIANILTIERLSDMQGQDVKAITDEDDAIVMTPEEKQLLAAGKGRVLLFYLSGPMIFGVAKAISREESMIQNYDVLIFDLSDVPMLGVTACLAIENAIKDAVEKGRHVFIVGAKGKIKERLERFKIVDMLPPHHLMLVRQEALQQALTLINLPVDVDTFNSSSSDPQAPIVSNLS; encoded by the coding sequence ATGCAAGTCTTGAACCAGATCAACTTTAACAACCTACGCGGTGACTTATTTGGGGGACTGACCGCCGCGATTGTTTCCTTGCCCCTAGCCCTCGCCTTCGGGGTAGCTTCGGGAGTTGGCCCGGTGGCGGGTCTTTATGGTGCCGTCTGTATCGGCTTATTTGCGGCGTTGTTTGGGGGCACACCCACCCTAATTTCCGAACCCACTGGCCCGATGACGGTGGTAATGACCACCATTGTTGCCAGTTTCATGGCGAAAGACCCCGATAACGGTTTGGCTATGGCCTTTACCGTGGTGATGATTGCTGGGTTATTTCAAATTGTCTTTGGGGTATTCAAACTGGGTAAATATATTACCCTGATGCCCTACAGCGTGATTTCGGGCTTTATGTCAGGGATTGGGATTATCTTAATTATCTTACAAATCCCGCCGTTTTTAGGACAAGCCACACCGAAAGGGGGAGTATTAGGAACAATTCAAAATATCCCCCAATTATTAACAAATATCAATCCCGTAGATGCTACCTTAGCCGCCTTAACTATCGGGATTATCTTCTTAATGCCCTCTAAATTTAAACGGATTGTTCCGCCTCAATTAGTTGCATTAGTGATTGGAACATTAGTTTCCTTAATCTTCTTTCAAGGAGTAGATATTCGGCGAATTGGTGAAATTCCCACGGGACTTCCCGTTTTACAAATGCCTGTTTTTAGCTTTGACCAAATGACAATCATGTTTGTCAATGGGGTGATGTTAGGAATGTTAGGCTGTATTGATACCTTATTAACTGCCGTAATTGCCGATAGTATTACCCGGACTCAACACGATTCTAATAAAGAACTGATTGGTCAAGGCATTGCTAATATTGTTTCGGGGGTTTGTGGTGGATTACCCGGTGCAGGGGCAACCATGGGAACCGTTGTTAATATTCAATCCGGTGCAAAAAGTGCTTTATCTGGAATTACCCGGGCGTTAATTTTATTAGTAGTAATTCTCGGGGCGGCGAGTCTGACCCAAAATATTCCGATGGCGGTTTTAGCAGGAATTGCCCTAAAAGTGGGGATTGATATTCTCGATTGGAGTTTCCTCAAACGCGCCCATGCCGTTTCCCTGAAAGGGGCAATGATCATGTATGGGGTGATGTTATTAACCGTCTTTGTTGACCTAATTGTGGCCGTTGGTGTGGGGGTATTTATTGCTAATATTCTTACAATTGAACGCTTGAGTGATATGCAGGGTCAGGACGTGAAAGCCATCACCGATGAAGATGATGCTATTGTGATGACCCCGGAAGAAAAACAATTACTCGCCGCCGGGAAAGGTCGAGTATTGTTATTCTACCTCAGCGGCCCGATGATCTTTGGAGTAGCTAAAGCAATCTCCAGAGAAGAATCCATGATTCAAAATTATGATGTGCTGATTTTTGATTTAAGTGATGTTCCCATGTTAGGGGTAACTGCTTGTCTAGCCATTGAAAATGCCATTAAAGATGCAGTAGAAAAAGGGCGCCACGTCTTTATTGTCGGTGCAAAAGGGAAGATTAAAGAACGTTTAGAACGGTTCAAAATTGTAGATATGCTTCCGCCTCATCATCTGATGTTGGTGCGTCAAGAGGCATTACAGCAGGCTTTAACCTTGATTAACCTTCCAGTCGATGTTGACACTTTCAATAGTAGCTCCAGCGATCCTCAAGCACCTATTGTTAGTAATCTTTCCTAA
- a CDS encoding hypothetical protein (conserved hypothetical protein) — protein MFLRIAEQHRKFVQDLVMNLQALATVLERQGYLASCYTCGGQMNSASFMVSLGESHLIRFLVSDYGITWTEMRDDRELMKLEGAEAIQQLQELANLVIYRGIPSPHLISPKLAQRV, from the coding sequence ATGTTTCTCAGAATTGCAGAACAACACCGCAAATTCGTTCAGGACTTGGTGATGAACCTCCAAGCTCTAGCTACGGTGCTAGAAAGACAGGGGTATCTTGCCTCCTGCTATACCTGCGGCGGTCAGATGAATAGCGCCTCCTTTATGGTTAGTTTAGGCGAAAGTCATCTGATTCGTTTCCTGGTGTCGGACTATGGAATTACCTGGACAGAAATGCGCGATGACCGGGAACTCATGAAATTAGAAGGTGCCGAAGCAATTCAACAGTTGCAGGAATTGGCTAATTTAGTCATTTACAGAGGAATACCTTCTCCCCATCTGATCAGTCCCAAACTTGCCCAGCGTGTTTAG
- a CDS encoding transcriptional regulator, which produces MIKIPKTIKYWVKGGYRILMQATLHQLKVFEAVARHRSFTKAAEEMMITQPTVSTQVKQLTQTVGLPLFEQIGKQLYLTEAGESLLSTCQNIFEQLDNLEMQIAALKGTKQGRLRLGVVSTAKYFVPRLLGCFCQQYPGIDIALQVTNHATLIQRMQDNQDDLYILSQPPEDIALSTQPFLDNPLVVVARQDHPLVGEKNIPIKSLMGEPFIMREQGSGTRHAVQKLFERYKVGVKVRLELGSNEAIKQAIAGGLGLSVLSQHTLVAEQLMGELTILDVQHFPIHLRWYVTHLEGKQLSIIAETFLKFLLENTSHIPTLGTLGLHKEHLNNNNQGNLVKMG; this is translated from the coding sequence ATGATAAAAATCCCGAAAACCATCAAATATTGGGTAAAAGGAGGATATAGAATTTTGATGCAGGCAACATTACACCAATTAAAGGTATTTGAGGCGGTGGCCCGTCATCGTAGCTTTACTAAAGCCGCCGAAGAAATGATGATTACCCAGCCAACGGTCTCCACCCAAGTTAAACAACTGACTCAGACCGTGGGTTTACCGTTATTTGAACAAATTGGCAAACAACTCTATCTGACCGAAGCCGGGGAATCTTTATTATCTACCTGTCAGAATATTTTTGAACAGTTGGACAATTTAGAAATGCAGATAGCAGCATTAAAAGGAACAAAACAAGGACGGTTACGGTTAGGAGTAGTTTCAACAGCTAAATATTTTGTCCCTCGATTATTAGGTTGTTTTTGTCAACAATATCCGGGGATTGATATTGCCTTGCAAGTCACCAATCATGCCACTTTAATTCAACGAATGCAAGATAATCAGGATGATTTGTATATTCTGAGTCAACCTCCTGAAGATATTGCTTTATCTACTCAACCTTTTTTAGATAATCCTTTAGTGGTGGTGGCTAGACAGGATCATCCTTTGGTTGGAGAAAAAAATATTCCAATTAAATCTTTAATGGGAGAACCTTTTATTATGCGAGAACAGGGTTCAGGAACACGCCACGCAGTTCAAAAACTATTTGAGCGCTATAAAGTTGGGGTTAAAGTTCGGTTAGAATTAGGCAGTAATGAAGCCATTAAACAAGCGATCGCCGGAGGTTTAGGGCTTTCAGTATTATCTCAACATACTTTAGTAGCAGAACAGTTAATGGGAGAATTAACCATTTTAGATGTCCAGCATTTCCCGATTCATTTGCGGTGGTATGTCACTCATTTAGAAGGAAAACAACTGTCTATTATTGCAGAAACATTTTTAAAATTTTTATTAGAAAATACCAGTCATATTCCCACTTTAGGAACCCTAGGGTTACACAAGGAACATTTGAACAATAATAATCAGGGAAATTTAGTTAAAATGGGATAA
- a CDS encoding phosphoribosylaminoimidazole carboxylase, catalytic subunit: protein MGSDSDLPTMVGAIAVCEEFNIPHEVAIVSAHRTPERMFEYAKTAHLRGLKVIIAGAGGAAHLPGMVASLTPLPVIGVPVTTRTLQGVDSLYSIVQMPGGIPVATVAIGNAKNAGLLAVQILASHDPELLQKVQDYRENLKQSVLEKQERLDQVGYSEY from the coding sequence ATGGGGAGTGATTCAGATTTACCCACAATGGTGGGGGCGATCGCGGTTTGTGAAGAATTTAATATCCCCCATGAAGTTGCTATTGTTTCCGCCCATCGTACCCCGGAAAGGATGTTTGAATATGCTAAAACCGCCCATTTGCGAGGATTAAAAGTGATTATTGCCGGAGCCGGAGGAGCCGCCCATTTACCGGGGATGGTGGCATCTTTAACCCCTTTACCTGTAATTGGGGTTCCAGTAACAACTCGCACCTTACAGGGGGTTGATTCTCTGTATTCTATTGTACAAATGCCTGGAGGAATTCCGGTGGCAACGGTGGCAATTGGTAATGCTAAAAATGCGGGTTTATTAGCGGTACAAATTTTAGCCAGTCATGATCCTGAACTCTTGCAAAAAGTTCAAGACTATCGGGAAAATCTTAAACAATCTGTTCTGGAAAAACAGGAGCGTTTGGATCAAGTTGGCTATAGTGAATATTAG
- a CDS encoding N-acetyl-glucosamine-6-phosphate deacetylase, with amino-acid sequence MITTPQQDTVNFDIINVRLPGSQNLQQVLIRQGKISGIEAMAGLSQPRSTAAIQQIDLQGDLLSLGGIDLQINGGLGLAFPDLEPQNFPKLTKICQYLWEQGIDGFMPTIVTTSIDKIHRSLSTIAEFIQTVPQDKPTAKILGVHLEGPFLNPSKRGAHPQEHLLPLTLEQVQRVLGDYANVVKIITLAPELDPTDTIIPYLTNLGIIVSLGHSQATAEQAERAFNLGARMVTHAFNAMPSLHHREPGLLGAALVNNQVQSGLIADGQHISPLMVNLLLRMSGINQPNEATDLIPLFLVSDALAPLGLPDGVYPWDERQIEVKEGTARLADGTLSGTTLPLFVGVENLVKWNCCDLGEAIAYATIAPRQALGLFSPIGESASQLLRWKLDPASETVTLNWERLLPFVIDQGIIVNLPTDQIKLSK; translated from the coding sequence ATGATCACAACACCACAGCAAGACACCGTTAACTTCGATATTATCAATGTCCGTCTCCCTGGATCACAAAATTTACAACAAGTTTTAATTCGTCAGGGTAAAATCTCTGGTATTGAAGCAATGGCAGGTTTATCTCAACCCAGATCAACCGCAGCAATTCAACAAATAGATTTGCAAGGAGATTTGCTATCTTTGGGAGGAATAGATTTACAAATTAATGGGGGATTAGGATTAGCTTTTCCCGATTTAGAACCGCAAAATTTCCCAAAATTGACGAAAATTTGCCAGTATTTATGGGAACAGGGCATTGATGGGTTTATGCCCACTATTGTCACCACTTCAATTGATAAAATTCACCGATCGCTCTCCACCATAGCAGAATTTATCCAAACCGTTCCCCAGGACAAACCCACCGCTAAAATTCTGGGGGTACATCTGGAAGGGCCATTTCTCAATCCCAGTAAACGGGGGGCCCATCCTCAAGAGCATTTATTACCCCTAACTTTGGAGCAGGTGCAACGGGTTCTAGGGGACTATGCAAACGTCGTAAAAATTATTACCCTAGCCCCGGAATTAGACCCCACAGATACAATAATTCCCTATTTGACAAATTTAGGCATAATTGTTAGTTTGGGTCACTCCCAGGCTACAGCAGAGCAGGCAGAACGAGCTTTTAACCTAGGGGCAAGGATGGTAACTCATGCTTTCAATGCCATGCCCAGTCTGCACCATCGAGAACCGGGTTTATTAGGGGCGGCTTTAGTTAATAACCAGGTGCAATCGGGCTTGATTGCCGATGGACAGCACATTTCTCCCCTAATGGTTAATTTGCTGTTACGGATGTCGGGAATTAACCAACCCAACGAAGCTACAGATTTAATTCCCCTGTTTTTGGTGAGTGATGCCTTAGCACCTTTGGGACTACCGGATGGGGTTTATCCTTGGGATGAACGACAAATTGAGGTGAAAGAAGGTACCGCCCGTTTAGCTGATGGGACTTTATCTGGAACCACCTTACCTTTATTTGTAGGGGTAGAAAATTTAGTTAAGTGGAATTGTTGTGATTTGGGAGAGGCGATCGCATACGCTACTATTGCCCCAAGGCAAGCCCTGGGTCTATTTTCCCCCATCGGTGAATCCGCCAGTCAGCTTTTGCGGTGGAAACTTGATCCAGCCTCTGAAACTGTTACCTTAAATTGGGAGCGACTATTACCATTTGTGATCGATCAAGGAATAATCGTCAACTTGCCAACAGATCAAATAAAATTGAGTAAATGA
- a CDS encoding ABC-type bicarbonate transport system substrate-binding protein, with the protein MSEFSKGYSRRKFLITAGFSAASTVFLKGCLGNPPEPTGNTGSSPATTQVPAVNISPEQAPEVTAIKLGFIPIVESAPLIIAKEKGFFAKYGMSNVEVSKQANWASARDNVTIGSSGGGIDGGQWQMPMPHLLTEGIITGGKKVPMYVLAQLNTNGNGVAIANTHLGKGIGLDIKGAAEYIRSFPNTTGRKFKAAYTFPNVNQDFWIRYWLAAGGINPDVDIDLIAVPPAETVQGMRNGTMDAFSTGDPWPYRIVSDNIGFMSCLTTEVWPFHPEEYLAIRADWVDKHPKATKAILKGLMEAQQWCDKPENRAELITIVSGRNYFNVPEVVLTPPFQGNYQMGDGKPPIQDFNKGPLYWKDPIGSVSYPYKSHDLWFLTESIRWGFHNGQIQDIAQAKAIIDKVNREDIWRESAKEAGFTADIPASTSRGVEKFFDGITFDPEKPEAYLQSLTIKKA; encoded by the coding sequence ATGTCTGAATTTTCAAAAGGTTATTCTCGGAGAAAATTTTTAATTACCGCCGGATTTTCGGCAGCTAGTACCGTCTTTTTAAAAGGCTGTTTGGGCAACCCACCCGAACCCACTGGTAATACTGGAAGTTCTCCGGCGACAACACAAGTTCCGGCAGTTAATATTAGTCCAGAACAAGCCCCAGAAGTGACAGCAATTAAACTAGGTTTTATTCCCATTGTGGAATCTGCCCCCTTAATTATTGCCAAAGAAAAAGGCTTTTTTGCTAAGTATGGAATGAGCAATGTTGAGGTATCCAAACAGGCAAACTGGGCCTCAGCACGGGATAACGTTACCATTGGCTCAAGTGGGGGAGGAATTGATGGTGGACAGTGGCAAATGCCCATGCCCCATTTATTGACAGAAGGCATTATTACCGGGGGCAAAAAAGTCCCTATGTATGTCTTAGCTCAATTAAATACAAATGGCAATGGTGTTGCTATTGCTAATACCCATTTAGGGAAAGGAATAGGCTTAGATATTAAAGGCGCTGCCGAATATATTCGCAGTTTTCCAAATACCACAGGACGCAAATTTAAAGCAGCTTATACATTCCCAAATGTTAACCAAGATTTTTGGATTCGCTATTGGTTAGCTGCGGGTGGAATCAACCCAGATGTCGATATTGATTTGATAGCAGTTCCTCCCGCAGAAACGGTGCAGGGAATGCGAAATGGAACGATGGATGCCTTTAGTACAGGAGACCCTTGGCCCTATCGAATTGTTAGTGATAACATCGGTTTCATGTCCTGTTTAACCACGGAAGTTTGGCCGTTTCATCCTGAAGAATATTTAGCCATTCGTGCTGACTGGGTTGATAAACATCCCAAGGCAACAAAAGCTATATTAAAAGGCTTAATGGAAGCCCAACAATGGTGTGATAAACCGGAAAACAGAGCCGAATTAATCACGATAGTTTCTGGACGGAATTATTTTAATGTTCCTGAAGTTGTTCTGACTCCTCCCTTCCAAGGAAACTATCAGATGGGAGATGGAAAACCGCCGATTCAAGACTTTAATAAAGGGCCGTTATATTGGAAAGATCCCATTGGCAGTGTTTCCTATCCCTATAAAAGCCATGATTTATGGTTTTTAACTGAAAGTATTCGTTGGGGTTTCCATAATGGTCAAATTCAAGATATTGCCCAAGCAAAAGCCATTATTGATAAGGTCAACCGTGAGGATATTTGGCGAGAATCTGCTAAAGAAGCTGGGTTTACTGCTGATATTCCCGCTTCGACTTCAAGAGGTGTGGAAAAGTTCTTTGATGGAATTACTTTTGATCCTGAAAAACCAGAAGCCTATCTTCAAAGTTTAACCATCAAAAAAGCCTAG